Within the Cyanobium sp. ATX 6F1 genome, the region CGACGGCGAGGCCGCCCGCAACCCCCTGGCGGCCCTGGAGTGCCTCGAGGGCCTCGGCGGTGAGCAGGGGGCGATCCTGGTGCTGCACGACTTCCACCGCTACTGCGAGGACGGCGCCGTCTGCCGCAAGCTGCGCAACCTGTTCGTCAGCCTGCGCCAGCACCCGCTCACCGTGGTGATCACCGCTGCCGAGTGGCAGCTGCCCCGGGACCTGGAGGAGTGCGTCACGCTGCTGGATCTGCCCCTGCCGGAGGCCGATGCGATCCGTGCGCTGCTGCTCAGCATCGCCCAGGCCAGCGGCCAGCCCCTGGAGGCCGGCGAACTGGAGCAGCTGACCCACAGCTGCAGCGGCCTGAGCGAGCAGCGCATCCGCCAGGTGGCGGCCCGGGGCCTGGCCCGCCGCGGCCGCCTGAGCAGCGATGATCTGGCCGAGATCCTCGAGGAAAAACGCCAGGCCGTCGCCCGCAGCGAACTGCTCGAGTACTGCCCCAGCGACGCCAGCCCCGCCGACATTGGCGGCCACGACGCCCTCAAGCAATGGCTGGAGCGCCGCCACCAGGCCTTCAGCGACGAAGCCCAGCGCTACGGCCTGCCCCTGCCCCGGGGAGTGCTGCTGGTGGGCCCCCAGGGCACGGGCAAGTCGCTCACCGCCAAGGCGATCGCCCACGGCTGGGGGATGCCGCTTCTGAGGCTGGATGTGGGCCGGCTGTTCGCCGGGCTGGTGGGGGCCAGCGAAGCGCGCACCCGCGACATGATTCAACGGGCCGAGGCCATGGCCCCCTGCGTGCTCTGGATCGACGAGATCGACAAGGGCTTCGGGGGTGATGGCCGCAGCGATGGCGGCACCAGCCAGCGGGTGCTGGCCAGCCTGCTCACCTGGATGGCGGAGAAGGCCTCAGCGGTGTTCGTGGTGGCGACCGCCAACGGGGTAGAGAACCTGCCGGGGGAGCTGATGCGCAAGGGTCGCTTCGACGAGATCTTCCTGCTCGACCTGCCGGATGCCACCGAGCGACGGGCGATCCTCGATCTGCAGCTGCGCCGCCGCCGCCCCGCCCATGGCATCCCGCTGGAGGTGGTGGTGGACAGGAGCGAAGGCTTCTCCGGCGCGGAGCTGGAGCAGACGGTGGTGGAGGCGATGCATCTGGCCTTCAGCGAGGGCCGGGAGTTTGGCGAGGCCGACCTGATCGTGGCGGCGGCCCAGCTTGTGCCCCTGGCCCGCACCGCCAAGGAACAGCTGGCGGCGCTCAAGCAATGGGCCAGCGGCGGCCGGGCCCGGCCTGCCTCACTCCATTGCTGAAGACGACACCGGCCAGATTGCGCGGCGTAACGAAAACCAACGCTGGGTAACGAAGAGCGGGGGGAGGTCCTGGCGCAGCGGGCCACGGCCCTTAGCTTCAGCGCACCCGATCGGTGATCCCTTGGAGACACGTCCTTCCATCGCCATGCAGCTGACCGTGGCCTGCATTGGGGCCGGAGTGATCACCAGCTTTGCGGTGGCCCAAGGTCAGAACCCGCTCACCGCC harbors:
- a CDS encoding AAA family ATPase, encoding MGQAWSDHLDLLIRARTPILWIRSPEEERIATLLGEGARRLGQRLLLRWDFIHGLRGLPNRDGEAARNPLAALECLEGLGGEQGAILVLHDFHRYCEDGAVCRKLRNLFVSLRQHPLTVVITAAEWQLPRDLEECVTLLDLPLPEADAIRALLLSIAQASGQPLEAGELEQLTHSCSGLSEQRIRQVAARGLARRGRLSSDDLAEILEEKRQAVARSELLEYCPSDASPADIGGHDALKQWLERRHQAFSDEAQRYGLPLPRGVLLVGPQGTGKSLTAKAIAHGWGMPLLRLDVGRLFAGLVGASEARTRDMIQRAEAMAPCVLWIDEIDKGFGGDGRSDGGTSQRVLASLLTWMAEKASAVFVVATANGVENLPGELMRKGRFDEIFLLDLPDATERRAILDLQLRRRRPAHGIPLEVVVDRSEGFSGAELEQTVVEAMHLAFSEGREFGEADLIVAAAQLVPLARTAKEQLAALKQWASGGRARPASLHC